The following proteins are co-located in the Microplitis demolitor isolate Queensland-Clemson2020A chromosome 3, iyMicDemo2.1a, whole genome shotgun sequence genome:
- the LOC103569759 gene encoding protein singed wings 2, which translates to MRTIKKSTQPAVGYTDIYVCYLLLIFISSTMALSDKMNACNPTIAERHNATSNCLIQNSTHQLYCWGNNRYDNYDFNELGVNANDVWLLTICNTSQLLFNANRILSKFYNVTELIIVDGNLTKITTAFPAEATKLERIHISGTKLRYLPDDCFKNLPALRSVDLRNNSLTVINPKVLSSSPLTQALDYSVYLAGNPWKCDENMFWIINDENYSSLIKRIVDRDKLHCTEPYASRSLIAVISIMTTLKQECQQTPCECELVYVIGGHFNLREQNFHRRSQLMAFITVNCSFLGLTEMPKFIPENTTKLYLTGNKISDLSPLVENPVYRQVLDLYLDDNLIGSIAQLDGSYWLEHFRLFSLRGNKLTDLPTYALENALHNSVTAVSIFLGHNPWTCDCFFTPGFQDLLIKYTNIFKDINDIRCNSTSSLYSSEHNKILNKPIKDLTRTEICIIYDEESWLSFYPLDILNIILALIIVLIIGKLAYDYWAFKKTGKLPWIVTKIP; encoded by the exons ATGCGTACAATCAAAAAATCAACTCAGCCAGCGGTGGGCTACACCGACATATAt gtgTGCTACTtacttttgatatttattagcTCGACAATGGCATTGAGCGATAAAATGAATGCATGCAACCCGACAATTGCCGAGAGACACAATGCAACCTCAAATTGTCTTATACAGAACAGCACTCATCAGTTATACTGCTGGGGCAATAATCGTTACGATAATTACGATTTTAATGAACTGGgagtaaa CGCAAATGACGTCTGGTTATTAACGATTTGTAACACAtcacaattattattcaacGCTAATCGAATATTAAGTAAATTCTACAATGTTACTGAGCTAATTATAGTCGATGGTAATTTGACCAAAATCACTACTGCGTTCCCTGCAGAAGCTACTAAACTTGAA AGAATTCATATCAGCGGAACAAAGCTCCGTTATCTGCCAGACGActgctttaaaaatttaccggCGTTACGTAGTGTAGACTTGAGGAATAATTCATTGACAGTGATTAATCCTAAAGTACTGTCGTCGTCGCCGTTGACACAGGCACTCGATTATTCTGTTTATTTAGCTGGTAATCCTTGGAAATGCGACGAAAATATGTTTTGGataataaatgatgaaaattattcttCTCTGATAAAAAGAATTGTTGATAGAGATAAATTGCATTGTACTGAGCCGTATGCAAGTCGCTCTCTTATCGCAGTGATTAGCATAATGACG ACTTTGAAACAAGAATGTCAACAAACTCCCTGTGAGTGCGAATTGGTGTACGTAATTGGAGGGCATTTTAACCTAAGGGAGCAAAATTTCCATCGGAGATCACAACTCATGGCATTTATTACCGTCAATTGTAGCTTTCTGGGTCTTACTGAGATGCCTAAATTTATACCAGAAAATACGACAAAACTTTATCTTACTGGCAATaag ATCAGCGATCTCAGTCCTCTTGTAGAGAATCCTGTCTATAGACAAGTTCTCGATCTTTATTTAGacgataatttaattggatcAATTGCTCAATTAGACGGTTCTTATTGGCTTGAACACTTTCGATTGTTCAGTCTTCGGGGGAACAAATTAACAGAC ttaCCGACTTACGCTCTAGAAAACGCTCTGCACAACAGCGTAACTGCCGTCAGTATTTTTCTGGGCCACAATCCTTGGACGTGTGATTGCTTCTTCACCCCCGGGTTCcag gatcttttaataaaatatacaaacatattcaaagatataaatGATATTAGATGCAACTCAACGTCATCTTTATACAGCAGcgaacataataaaattttaaataaacctATTAAGGATTTAACTAGAACggaaatatgtataatttatgatGAAGAAAGTTGGTTGTCATTCTACCCACTCGACATCTTGAATATCATCTTAGCacttataattgttttaattatcgGAAAACTTGCTTACGATTACTGGGCCTTCAAGAAGACAGGAAAGCTGCCCTGGATCGTTACTAAAAttccataa
- the LOC103569762 gene encoding uncharacterized protein LOC103569762, whose protein sequence is MSHTVTVRTATVTTSTSSIIINTGYLKTYRGILKLLELILGAVCVGIMGHHFDLGYHYTVPNQFFMLMTTTFMIATFLLLLSCLVSIATESIISKTIYEVIYHSIAFALLLAASLNLMVRVTDRYSRTAQYDLLLGASICGLVNCALYFFSTVLALRMYRGL, encoded by the exons ATGTCGCACACAGTAACAGTGAGAACCGCTACAGTGACCACCAGTACCTCAAGTATTATTATCAACACTGggtatttaaaaacttatcgAGGGATTTTGAAGTTATTGGAACtg ATACTGGGTGCAGTATGCGTGGGAATAATGGGGCATCATTTTGATCTGGGCTATCATTACACTGTtccaaatcaatttttcatgcTTATGACGACAACTTTTATGATAGCgacctttttattattattgagttgTCTGGTTTCCATTGCCACGGAATCTATTATCTCTAAGACAATTTat GAAGTTATTTATCATTCAATTGCATTTGCATTATTACTTGCCGCCTCTTTAAATCTCATGGTGAGAGTGACTGACCGGTATAGTAGAACTGCACAATATGATTTATTGTTAGGCGCTTca atttGCGGACTGGTAAACTGTGCCTTGTATTTCTTCAGCACCGTCCTCGCTCTAAGAATGTACAGAGGCTTGTAA
- the LOC103569757 gene encoding replication factor C subunit 5, which yields MVADKSGNLPWVEKYRPSTLDDLISHEDIIKTINKFINENQLPHLLFYGPPGTGKTSTILACAKKLYTPAQFNSMVLELNASDDRGIGSVRGQILSFASTGTMYRSGFKLIILDEADAMTNDAQNALRRIMEKYTENVRFCIICNYLNKIIPALQSRCTKFRFGSLKSEQILPRLEHVVVEENIKITEDGKRALMDLSGGDMRKVLNVLQSTWLAFGSVSETNVYSCVGHPLPIDIKNILNWLLNEQYFSAYSKINDLKIKKGLALQDILTQLHLLVNKIEFPDNLMMDLIIKLAQIEKQTAAGCSEAVQLNALVSAFQNVRDIEKV from the exons ATGGTAGCTGATAAATCTGGAAATTTACCATG GGTCGAAAAGTACCGGCCATCAACATTAGATGACCTCATTTCACACGAGGACATTATTAAAACCA ttaacaaatttataaatgaaaatcaaCTGccgcatttattattttatggcCCTCCTGGTACAGGAAAAACAAGTACAATTCTGGCTTGtgccaaaaaattatatacgcCAGCACAATTCAACTCGATG gTGCTGGAGCTGAACGCGTCGGATGACAGGGGTATTGGTAGTGTTAGAGGTCAGATACTTAGTTTCGCAAGTACCGGAACAATGTATAGATctggatttaaattaataatactggATGAAGCTGATGCCATGACAAACGACGCCCAAAATGCCCTCAGAAGAA TAATGGAAAAATATACCGAGAACGTGAGGTTCTGTATAATCTGTAATTATCTCAATAAAATCATACCTGCGCTGCAGTCCAGATGCACAAAGTTCCGGTTCGGTTCCCTAAAATCCGAGCAGATTCTCCCTCGACTTGAGCACGTCGTTGTAGAAGAAAA tataaaaataactgaagATGGTAAACGTGCTCTCATGGATCTAAGTGGCGGGGATATGAGAAAAGTCCTTAATGTTCTTCAAAGTACGTGGCTGGCATTCGGATCAGTTTCTGAAACAAATGTTTATTCCTGTGTTGGTCATCCTCTGccaattgatataaaaaatatattaaattggttacTGAACGAGCAATACTTTTCAGCTTACTCGA AGATCAacgatttgaaaataaaaaaaggtctGGCTCTACAGGATATTCTGACTCAGTTGCACCTACTAGTgaacaaaa TTGAATTTCCGGATAATTTAATGATGGATCTAATTATCAAACTAGCGCAAATTGAAAAGCAAACTGCAGCTGGATGTAGCGAAGCAGTACAACTAAATGCTCTAGTTTCAGCCTTTCAAAATGTTCGCGATATTGAAAAGGTGTGA
- the LOC103569761 gene encoding MAL-like protein isoform X1: MMSETVVTVQDGSTNNANNPRQGPTVKTEPGQPSLIAGITLNLPYFKTIPGIIKLVQLGLGIICMACASPAYIPATSWFLFVATTSFLATLLWIFVYLLSIREALKIRIHWILTELLNTGIISILYVIAFIVQLAVWSSYSNNHYGIKSSNIAAGVFGIFNTIAYAAGTYFLYVEHKSNNSQ; encoded by the exons ATGATGTCGGAAACGGTGGTGACTGTCCAAGATGGTTCTACCAACAATGCAAACAATCCTCGTCAAGGACCGACCGTCAAAACGGAGCCTGGACAGCCGAGTCTCATCGCTGGAATCACCTTAAATTTACCTTACTTCAAGACGATTCCTGGAATTATAAAGCTCGTGCAGTTG gGTCTTGGTATTATTTGCATGGCATGCGCGTCTCCGGCGTATATTCCTGCGACGAGTTGGTTCTTATTTGTTGCAACGACATCCTTCTTAGCCACCCTCTTGTGGATCTTCGTTTACCTCCTCTCCATACGGGAGGCTCTAAAAATCCGCATCCATTGGATCTTAacg GAGCTGCTGAACACAGGAATAATATCTATTCTCTACGTCATTGCCTTTATAGTCCAATTAGCTGTGTGGAGTTCTTATAGCAATAACCATTATGGCATCAAGTCATCGAATATTGCCGCTGGG GTGTTTGGAATTTTCAATACCATAGCTTACGCTGCGGGAACGTACTTCCTCTATGTCGAACACAAGAGCAATAACTCACAGTGA
- the LOC103569760 gene encoding dynein axonemal intermediate chain 3-like: MSEVGSAERPLSWLPDENIYNDENVERIELPYESQRNLGCKVGEDVFLEYPWAYVTREEVMRQACQSGSSFECCKDKIGDYKSEWILVGYASSELTSTSFVVCLTEETRNMIVKRNGDVTRKILEKVFFMITKTSKSFEAFRAEEELEKDTDSSRPFFEVELNFNSNIRRRRHSLADRNSGDVRDGAIDLLPEDSRKYNNVFMKKISKAVNTNLKACDKSVQSYLGYPKNKWTQCDDIKDVVKPVGEDNKDETAGSKTEKQTTTEESSPVGLPEVITEQEREINRKISEPLMQEPLLEITFPEHLQDAIDYVGYNSKINIISDDIDNLTTRIAETDSFNDAENYLDKESCSLINLDITKGKVISDVSWHPNLVELVAISYVTNPRCDFAEISDQPTELNKSDDSSYGGSISTSAGSSTCALVWSLDEPLKPKLILDDPREINVISFCPSRHSIVVGGAENGQLIFWDLYNSLEKPKDADSDYEIPVIVSSASSDPSKSHLQAVRAIRWLPTDCKITDNGMLENVPGNNCLQLMTSSEDGTVAIWDLLWQPSLPQTAKNLKSIVKAAMSLTDDLERLDGIFYPHYRLHVQLPKESFNLTVLDFSVPPPEAYQSEETSGKLWFGTAQGEVLHCTWHGQEFEVTGEENCDLLSSACIHDGPVIRIIRSKHVEDVLLSIGGRIFAIWHDNYIKHPVLWRKGDCRYTACCWSHTPGVFMVARHDGDLETWDIYRKTKQPVHIETISGKLITGLFETQDLLLHQHQHQHQNQQQKEKTNSKFIGICDYNGTFRLMDEPVENESNYQERIEWFRKFVYREVERKKEFHGWQEDYLANDKKALDRKSARAAQEAKRRHEEARDKFLKEQEELTRIKAERKAKKIRKSKETILRTGNLEVMKNTLLKKKGFDPRELDKVRHPLVQQEEQKNTRMNKAREKVADKDTYFKHALAVEFPESIKRSSSGLEAQTATPVSTNKVIDEVINEHLSNYLEISSAAQKHLEESPRVPKFDWNSMMLAGLLRKNKNN, encoded by the coding sequence ATGTCGGAAGTTGGTTCAGCAGAGCGGCCTTTGAGCTGGTTACCAGACGAAAATATCTACAACGACGAGAACGTTGAGAGAATTGAACTGCCCTACGAGAGTCAACGTAACCTTGGGTGTAAGGTTGGCGAAGATGTATTTCTGGAATATCCATGGGCGTATGTGACGCGTGAGGAAGTGATGAGGCAAGCATGCCAGAGCGGTTCGAGTTTTGAATGCTGCAAAGACAAAATAGGAGATTACAAGTCGGAATGGATTTTGGTTGGTTACGCCTCCAGTGAGCTGACCTCGACTAGCTTTGTCGTTTGTTTGACGGAAGAAACACGGAACATGATTGTCAAGAGAAACGGAGATGTGACGAGGAAAATTCTggagaaagttttttttatgattactaAAACTAGTAAAAGTTTTGAGGCGTTTCGGGCTGAAGAAGAATTGGAGAAAGACACCGACAGTTCAAGGCCCTTTTTTGAGGTCGAGCTAAACTTTAATTCGAATATCCGGAGACGAAGGCATAGTTTAGCTGATAGAAATAGCGGAGATGTAAGAGATGGCGCCATTGATCTACTGCCAGAAGACTCGAGAAAATACAATAatgtatttatgaaaaaaatttcaaaagctGTAAACACAAATCTCAAGGCCTGTGACAAAAGCGTTCAGTCTTACTTGGGTTATCCGAAAAACAAGTGGACTCAGTGTGACGATATTAAAGACGTAGTAAAACCTGTCGGTGAAGATAATAAAGATGAAACTGCAGGTAGTAAAACTGAGAAGCAAACAACGACTGAGGAAAGTAGCCCAGTTGGACTCCCGGAGGTGATAACTGAACAGGAGAGAGAGATAAACCGTAAAATTTCAGAGCCGTTGATGCAGGAGCCGTTACTAGAAATTACATTTCCAGAACATCTGCAAGACGCGATTGATTATGTTGGCTACAATTCCAAGATCAATATTATTTCCGACGACATAGATAATCTGACAACGAGAATCGCTGAAACCGACAGTTTTAATGATGCTGAAAACTACTTGGATAAAGAGTCTTGTTCTTTGATTAATCTCGACATTACCAAGGGCAAAGTCATTTCAGATGTTTCTTGGCACCCGAATCTCGTTGAATTAGTAGCCATTTCGTATGTAACTAATCCCCGGTGTGACTTTGCGGAAATTTCGGATCAACCTACCGAGCTTAATAAATCAGATGACAGTAGCTACGGTGGAAGTATAAGTACTAGTGCTGGTTCAAGTACTTGTGCACTTGTCTGGTCGCTCGATGAACCACTTAAACCCAAATTAATTCTTGATGATCCTCGTGAGATTAACGTGATTTCTTTTTGTCCCTCTCGGCACAGCATCGTCGTCGGAGGGGCTGAAAATGGACAATTGATTTTCTGGGATCTTTATAATTCATTAGAGAAACCCAAAGATGCGGATTCTGATTATGAGATTCCGGTAATTGTTTCTTCCGCCTCCTCGGACCCGTCCAAGTCTCATTTGCAGGCAGTACGTGCTATTCGATGGCTTCCAACCGACTGTAAAATAACGGATAATGGGATGCTCGAAAATGTACCGGGAAACAATTGCTTGCAGTTGATGACAAGCTCTGAAGATGGCACGGTTGCCATTTGGGATCTCCTTTGGCAGCCGAGCTTACCGCAGACTGCCAAAAATCTGAAAAGTATTGTTAAGGCCGCAATGTCACTGACCGATGATCTTGAGCGACTTGACGGAATCTTTTACCCGCACTACCGGCTCCATGTTCAGCTACCGAAGGAATCCTTCAACTTGACCGTACTCGACTTCAGTGTTCCACCACCAGAGGCCTACCAGTCGGAAGAAACATCAGGGAAATTGTGGTTCGGTACTGCTCAAGGTGAAGTGCTTCACTGCACCTGGCACGGTCAAGAATTTGAGGTCACCGGTGAAGAGAATTGTGACCTCTTAAGCAGTGCTTGTATTCACGATGGGCCAGTCATCAGGATCATACGTTCTAAGCATGTAGAAGACGTTTTGCTGAGCATTGGTGGCCGTATTTTTGCCATTTGGCATGACAATTATATAAAGCATCCCGTGTTGTGGAGAAAAGGTGACTGTCGTTACACTGCATGCTGCTGGAGTCACACACCTGGAGTTTTCATGGTAGCTAGGCATGACGGTGACCTTGAAACTTGGGATATATACCGGAAGACTAAGCAACCGGTTCACATAGAGACTATTTCTGGAAAGTTAATAACGGGACTTTTTGAGACGCAAGATCTACTGCtgcatcaacatcaacatcaacatcagAATCAGcagcaaaaagaaaaaacaaattcaaagtTTATTGGTATTTGTGACTACAACGGGACATTTCGACTCATGGATGAGCCAGTAGAAAACGAGTCAAATTATCAAGAACGAATTGAGTGGTTCCGAAAATTCGTCTATCGAGAAGTAGAGCGTAAGAAAGAGTTTCACGGTTGGCAGGAGGATTATTTGGCTAATGACAAAAAAGCACTTGACAGAAAAAGTGCCCGAGCTGCTCAAGAGGCCAAGCGACGTCACGAGGAGGCGcgggataaatttttaaaggagCAGGAAGAACTGACGAGAATAAAGGCTGAGAggaaagctaaaaaaattcgaaaatccAAAGAGACGATTCTCCGAACGGGAAATCTCGAAGTAATGAAAAATAcgctgttaaaaaaaaagggatttGACCCTCGAGAGCTTGATAAAGTTAGACATCCACTTGTTCAGCaagaagaacaaaaaaatacgaGGATGAATAAAGCGCGAGAGAAAGTCGCTGATAAAGACACTTACTTTAAACACGCGTTGGCTGTTGAGTTTCCGGAGAGTATAAAGCGCTCGTCAAGTGGGCTCGAGGCTCAAACAGCCACGCCCGTGTCGACAAACAAAGTGATTGATGAGGTCATAAATGAGCATctaagtaattatttagaaattagtTCCGCGGCACAAAAACATCTCGAGGAGAGTCCTCGTGTCCCGAAGTTCGACTGGAACTCTATGATGCTAGCGGGCCtgcttagaaaaaataaaaataattaa
- the LOC103569761 gene encoding MAL-like protein isoform X2 translates to MCYISVTNSTARYNKPCVDVLFDLESILGLGIICMACASPAYIPATSWFLFVATTSFLATLLWIFVYLLSIREALKIRIHWILTELLNTGIISILYVIAFIVQLAVWSSYSNNHYGIKSSNIAAGVFGIFNTIAYAAGTYFLYVEHKSNNSQ, encoded by the exons ATGTGTTATATATCTGTAACCAACTCTACTGCGCGCTACAATAAGCCTTGTGTCGACGTCTTGTTTGACTTGGAATCTATTTTG gGTCTTGGTATTATTTGCATGGCATGCGCGTCTCCGGCGTATATTCCTGCGACGAGTTGGTTCTTATTTGTTGCAACGACATCCTTCTTAGCCACCCTCTTGTGGATCTTCGTTTACCTCCTCTCCATACGGGAGGCTCTAAAAATCCGCATCCATTGGATCTTAacg GAGCTGCTGAACACAGGAATAATATCTATTCTCTACGTCATTGCCTTTATAGTCCAATTAGCTGTGTGGAGTTCTTATAGCAATAACCATTATGGCATCAAGTCATCGAATATTGCCGCTGGG GTGTTTGGAATTTTCAATACCATAGCTTACGCTGCGGGAACGTACTTCCTCTATGTCGAACACAAGAGCAATAACTCACAGTGA
- the LOC103569758 gene encoding uncharacterized protein LOC103569758, translating to MWWWWRPPWFISYLGFALIFHSTPGVASYHIAVTTSSSSSHKTDIATAGCRLSEFRCDNSHCIAEDKFCDGEDDCSDKSDEPKYCTPCNRTLYGDVGRTYEVEVRRPREDRLPFICHINFTAAGGDFGDLVQLTFDTFTVGRFLSFTNQGCPDGFMMIREEGRPATGGQWCGSAWGYTVYYSETASINLTLYLARLSEQGIGYNFDFKLSYKFLKRSEAHLRYGNNTMSTWRGDLVNGTYCDRVLTRCDTRACRLQSPNYPGVYPRNVTCYYRIEHKRAPPGHRALLAVNQRNSHKIHIKDQVVKYDRSQRILRVWDQCNVVQDYLTVYDGGSTTDRVLVRLCGGDTVPDIVSSRNTMLLEFHTSPYDNPFHPVPLSFLPGFELEVHVLFVDDKSRSFVKENSNCDFYITSYENPLGTLENPKHSLPPNTTCRYHFHGKPNEIVWISFIKYYSASTDPPPAASIDTLNNDDDTNNNNNDECHAKLIIWDGDQTQQDKQQSYKKKIRLMGQFCKDEIPVLCDHSLLRNSSRHTRPCSLAESYVSTGRDLTLEHILRQGSALYPISFVLRYEFVHNSMSCHLVFTSSSTSTSSSSSSAGGSTRHDESVVKKSTGISGKFSSPKNVFFYGRGGAQNLSCVYRFEAELDQKVEISISRASFGDKVCMSYVDPLVNRWTCDRRTSDVKLNGYAELVVSEYPWPGVQLVRDCFCSNITGNTDNDSANNNNRVSLTSLTSNIVELRFTITRMNVTQDYNDFFFEGEYRFVSNNLPVEDNDDSDDSNRNHDNDHDDDINNGNNNNNDNVEQKLQKRQQQQSRRRCPSRLEDRRLRGTSGEISLKSPLLSVRNYDGSDSGEGTADVAAVEEILKNTEDLTATATATQQCINEPWLIEPEDPRINYIYLRTTGFAINADNIADCNTLNRIIVYSAINSKERSVICPETTRSNRDGNNNNSDNDKVNSKTVEFFSGGWNHTSVTITADGMSTFVPTSALAQQHARSFVVEFIQKEPGTYSVMWIAISKSARAATDTHYFSPDGDNNAVNIYSVVPPVEDCPYRCPEIKACISSVLWCDGIKHCPSGFDEEEINCSYRLGVTLLYVAVGAGILGVFLVILLATGCLKYCVYRHKMRTKKKKKKKKNSLNSVNVNNIHVNHMHHHHNNGLTSSSQLQSSGGGTGGQYNITSHPQDLYSNDNYGKDSIC from the exons ATGTGGTGGTGGTGGCGACCACCGTGGTTTATTAGTTACCTTGGATTTGCTTTGATTTTCCATTCAACACCTGGGGTTGCTAGTTATCACATTGCCGTTACCACCAGCAGTAGCTCATCCCATAAAACAGACATCGCCACCGCGGGATGCCGTTTGTCGGAATTTAGATGTGATAACAGTCACTGCATTGCCGAGGACAAGTTTTGCGACGGCGAGGACGACTGCTCTGACAAATCCGACGAACCCAAATACTGTACCC cTTGCAATAGAACTCTTTACGGCGATGTGGGACGAACTTACGAAGTGGAAGTTCGACGTCCTCGAGAGGATCGATTACCTTTCATTTGTCACATCAATTTTACGGCTGCCGGTGGCGATTTTGGTGACCTAGTTCAG ctTACATTTGATACATTTACCGTCGGACGTTTCCTATCATTTACGAATCAAGGATGCCCCGATGGTTTCATGATGATTCGCGAAGAAGGAAGACCAGCAACAGGCGGACAATGGTGTGGGAGTGCATGGGGTTACACCGTTTATTATAGCGAAACAGCTTCCATCAATCTAACGCTTTATCTCGCCCGATTATCTGAACAG GGAATTGGATACAATTTTGACTTCAAATTGTcgtataaatttcttaaaagaaGCGAAGCGCATCTGCGATATGGAAATAACACAATGTCTACGTGGCGGGGTGATTTGGTAAATGGAACTTACTGCGACAGAGTTTTAACACGTTGCGATACCCGTGCATGTCGACTACAGTCGCCAAATTATCCAGGTGTTTATCCGCGCAACGTCACTTGCTACTATAGAATCGAACATAAACGTGCGCCGCCTGGACACAGGGCTCTGCTCGCTGTTAATCAACGAAACAGCCATAAAATCCACATAAAAGACCAGGTCGTCAAGTACGACAGGAGCCAGCGTATACTGAG GGTTTGGGATCAGTGTAATGTTGTTCAGGATTATCTTACTGTTTATGACGGCGGCTCAACGACAGACCGAGTACTAGTTCGTCTTTGTGGCGGTGACACAGTACCAGATATTGTCAGCAGTCGCAATACAATGCTTCTTGAATTTCATACATCACCCTATGACAATCCCTTTCATCCAGTTCCCTTATCCTTTCTACCGGGTTTTGAACTCGAGGTTCACGTTCTATTTGTCGACGATAAATCTCGCAGCTTTGTTAAAGAAAACTCGAAttgtgatttttatataacgAGTTATGAGAATCCATTGGGAACACTTGAGAATCCAAAACATTCTCTGCCGCCCAATACAACCTGTCGCTATCATTTTCACGGTAAGCCCAATGAAATAGTATGGATATCTTTTATAAAGTACTATTCAGCGAGCACCGATCCCCCGCCCGCTGCGAGCATCGATACACTCAATAATGACGACGacaccaataataataacaatgacgAGTGTCACGCCAAGCTCATTATATGGGATGGAGACCAGACCCAGCAGGATAAGCAGCAGTCTTATAAAAAG AAAATACGGTTGATGGGACAATTTTGCAAGGATGAGATACCAGTATTATGTGACCACAGTCTTTTAAGAAATAGTAGTCGTCATACACGTCCTTGTAGTCTTGCCGAGAGTTATGTTTCAACCGGGAGAGATTTAACTCTAGAGCATATTCTACGTCAGGGTAGTGCTCTTTATCCAATAAGCTTCGTCTTACGCTATGAATTCGTCCACAATTCAATGTCTTGCCATTTGGTTTTTACTTCCTCCTCTACATCTACATCTTCGTCGTCTTCTTCCGCCGGTGGATCCACCCGACATGATGAATCGGTGGTTAAGAAATCAACCGGAATATCGGGTAAATTTTCATCTCCAAAGAACGTATTTTTTTACGGTCGCGGAGGAGCACAAAATCTTAGCTGTGTCTATCGATTCGAGGCGGAGCTAGATCAGAAAGTCGAGATATCTATTTCAAGAGCTTCCTTTGGCGATAAAGTATGCATGTCGTACGTGGATCCTCTGGTGAATAGATGGACATGCGATCGGCGTACATCagacgttaaattaaatggatACGCTGAGCTTGTTGTCTCGGAATATCCTTGGCCTGGTGTACAGCTTGTTCGTGATTGTTTCTGTTCAAATATTACCGGCAACACTGACAATGACAGTGCCAACAATAACAACAGAGTCTCACTTACCTCGCTGACGTCAAATATTGTCGAGCTCAGGTTTACAATAACACGTATGAATGTTACTCAAGattacaatgatttttttttcgaaggaGAATATCGTTTTGTTTCAAACAATCTCCCAGTTGAGGACAATGATGATAGTGATGATAGCAACAGAAATCACGACAACGACCACGACGACGACATCAACAAcggcaacaacaacaacaatgaCAATGTGGAACAGAAGCTACAGAAAAGACAGCAACAGCAATCACGTCGTCGATGCCCATCGCGATTAGAGGACCGAAGACTTCGTGGTACTAGTGGAGAAATATCATTGAAAAGTCCTCTATTGTCTGTCAGAAATTACGACGGAAGCGATTCTGGCGAGGGTACTGCTGATGTTGCGGCAGTTGAAGAAATTCTTAAAAACACCGAAGATCTTACGGCGACGGCTACTGCAACTCAGCAGTGTATTAATGAGCCTTGGTTAATTGAACCAGAAGATCCGCGgattaactatatatatttacgtaCGACGGGTTTTGCAATAAATGCTGATAATATTGCTGATTGTAATACGCTCAATAGAATAATTGTTTACTCTGCAATAAATTCCAAAGAGAGAAGTGTTATTTGTCCAGAAACAACCAGGAGTAATCGCGatggcaataataataatagtgataatgataaagttaaTTCCAAAACTGTTGAGTTTTTTAGCGGTGGATGGAATCATACGTCCGTGACAATTACCGCTGATGGAATGTCCACATTTGTTCCTACCTCGGCGCTAGCCCAGCAACATGCGAGAAGTTTTGTCGTGGAATTTATCCAGAAAGAACCGGGCACTTATTCCGTAATGTGGATTGCCATTTCAAAGAGTGCTCGGGCTGCCACGGACACTCATTATTTCAGTCCCGATGGTGATAACAATGCCGTCAATATTTACTCAGTGGTCCCTCCGGTTGAAGACTGTCCTTACAG ATGCCCAGAGATAAAAGCCTGCATAAGTTCCGTCTTATGGTGCGACGGAATAAAACACTGCCCGTCAGGTTTCGACGAGGAAGAGATAAATTGTTCATACCGATTGGGGGTCACTCTTCTCTACGTCGCCGTGGGGGCAGGAATACTGGGAGTATTTCTTGTTATTCTTCTGGCAACCGGTTGCCTCAAATACTGCGTATACCGGCACAAAATGAGGacaaagaagaagaagaaaaagaagaaaaacagTTTGAATTCAGTAAATGTCAACAACATCCATGTTAATCACATGCATCACCATCATAATAACGGATTAACGAGTAGCAGTCAATTGCAAAGCAGCGGCGGCGGTACCGGTGGCCAATACAATATCACTAGTCATCCACAGGATTTATACAGCAATGATAATTACGGTAAAGATAGCATCTGTTGA